From a region of the Mercurialis annua linkage group LG1-X, ddMerAnnu1.2, whole genome shotgun sequence genome:
- the LOC126666333 gene encoding cytochrome P450 77A4-like translates to MDFTDFLILSSLLIFLRLWWRYWSVTGGGPKNLPPGPPGWPLVGNLFQVILQRRSFIYVVRDLRAKYGPIFTMQMGQRTLVIVTSSELIHEALVQRGSTFASRPADSPIRLVFSVGKCAINSAEYGPLWRNLRRNFVSEVTSPMRIKQCSWIRQWAFENHMKRIKREAFENGSVEVMSSCRLTICSVLICICFGARISEERIKNIEAVLKDVMMMTTPKLPDFLPVLAPLFRSKMKDAKILRNKQMECLVPLIRARRAFVERNENPNSEMVSPVGAAYVDSLFELKPAERGSLGEQEIVTLCSEVVSAGTDTSATTIEWALLHLVTNQEIQEKLYQEIVGVVGKNGVVQEEDVEKMHYLAAIVKETFRRHPPSHFLLSHAADKETELGGYTIPVGVNVELYTAWVTEDPDMWKDPDEFRPERFLDGDGVDVDVTGTRGVKMVPFGAGRRICPAWSLGVLHVNLLLARMVHAFKWVPDPSFPPDPTETFAFTVVMKNPLKAVILPRFIN, encoded by the coding sequence ATGGACTTCACAGACTTTCTCATTCTTTCTTCCCTACTAATCTTTCTCCGGCTATGGTGGCGATACTGGTCGGTCACCGGCGGTGGACCAAAGAATTTACCGCCAGGACCGCCCGGTTGGCCACTCGTAGGTAACTTGTTCCAAGTGATCCTCCAACGTCGGTCTTTTATATATGTAGTACGTGATTTACGTGCAAAATATGGTCCAATCTTTACCATGCAGATGGGTCAACGTACTCTTGTAATAGTCACTAGTTCTGAGTTGATTCATGAAGCCCTAGTCCAAAGAGGTTCGACTTTCGCTAGCCGACCCGCTGATTCGCCCATCCGATTGGTGTTCAGCGTTGGAAAATGTGCCATCAACTCGGCCGAATATGGGCCTCTCTGGCGGAATCTTCGCCGGAATTTTGTCTCTGAGGTGACGAGTCCGATGAGAATCAAGCAATGTAGCTGGATACGACAATGGGCGTTTGAGAATCATATGAAGAGAATCAAACGAGAAGCATTTGAAAATGGTTCCGTTGAGGTAATGAGTAGTTGTCGGCTTACTATATGTAGTGTCCtgatttgcatttgttttggaGCAAGAATTTCCGAAGAAAGAATTAAAAACATTGAAGCTGTTTTAAAAGATGTTATGATGATGACGACCCCGAAGCTACCGGATTTCTTGCCGGTTCTTGCTCCGTTGTTCCGTAGCAAAATGAAAGATGCTAAAATATTAAGGAACAAACAAATGGAGTGTTTGGTTCCATTGATAAGAGCCAGAAGAGCGTTTGTGGAAAGAAATGAAAACCCTAACTCGGAAATGGTGAGTCCGGTTGGTGCAGCTTATGTTGACTCGTTATTTGAGCTAAAACCGGCCGAGAGAGGCTCATTAGGAGAGCAAGAGATTGTGACTCTATGTTCGGAGGTGGTGAGTGCCGGCACCGACACGAGTGCAACCACCATTGAATGGGCGCTGCTTCATTTGGTGACGAACCAAGAAATCCAAGAAAAATTGTACCAAGAAATTGTCGGTGTTGTAGGTAAAAATGGAGTTGTTCAAGAAGAAGATGTGGAAAAAATGCATTATCTTGCAGCAATCGTTAAAGAAACTTTCCGGCGACACCCGCCGAGTCATTTCTTGTTATCTCATGCAGCAGATAAGGAGACTGAACTCGGTGGCTACACAATTCCGGTGGGTGTTAATGTGGAGCTTTACACTGCATGGGTGACTGAGGATCCGGATATGTGGAAGGATCCGGATGAGTTTAGACCCGAGAGATTCTTGGATGGTGATGGAGTTGATGTGGATGTGACCGGGACTCGTGGGGTGAAGATGGTGCCATTTGGTGCGGGACGGCGTATATGTCCGGCGTGGAGTCTTGGTGTATTACATGTTAATCTGTTGCTTGCTAGGATGGTGCATGCTTTCAAGTGGGTGCCGGATCCAAGTTTTCCACCTGACCCGACTGAGACTTTTGCTTTCACTGTTGTCATGAAGAATCCTTTGAAAGCTGTGATCTTGCCTaggtttattaattaa
- the LOC126666256 gene encoding N6-mAMP deaminase isoform X2 has protein sequence MHTSTAPSETLLFYDRSLVEVFKLFDLIHILTTDHETVTRITKEVVEDFASENVVYLELRTTPKKNDAKGMSKRTYIEAVIKGLRAVTAVEVDFTPNNSDPRDAVNSISMNDSCCRTTRRKIYVRLLLSIDRRETTEAAMETVKLALEMRDLGVVGIDLSGHPKVGEWVTFLPALKFAQDQGLYITLHCGEVPNREEEIQMMLDFLPDRIGHACCFGDDDWIKLKSSKIPVEICLTSNIMTQSVPSLEIHHFADLYDAKHPIILCTDDSGVFSTSVCKEYSLASSAFGLGKKEMFELARNGIEYIFADDAVKQDLAQIFNSSAKELKL, from the exons ATGCACACCTCAACGGCTCCATCAGAGACTCTACTCTTCT aTGACCGTTCTTTGGTTGAAGTGTTCAAATTGTTTGACTTGATTCACATTCTTACCACCGACCATGAAACTGTTACAAGAATCACAAAAGAA GTAGTGGAAGATTTTGCTTCGGAGAATGTTGTATATTTGGAATTAAGAACAACTCCGAAG AAAAATGATGCTAAAGGAATGAGCAAACGAACTTACATTGAGGCAGTGATCAAAGGTTTAAGAGCAGTTACGGCCGTTGAGGTGGATTTTACTCCTAATAATTCGGATCCTAGGGATGCCGTGAATTCGATTTCTATGAATGATTCTTGTTGTAGAACTACAAGGAGAAAGATTTATGTTCGACTTCTTCTCAGCATTGATCGCCGTGAGACCACAGAAGCTGCAATGGAAACT GTTAAGCTTGCTCTGGAAATGAGAGATTTAGGTGTAGTTGGCATTGACCTTTCTGGACATCCGAAAGTAGGCGAATG GGTAACATTCTTGCCAGCACTAAAATTTGCCCAGGACCAAGGTCTGTATATAACACTTCATTGTGGAGAG GTCCCTAATCGCGAGGAAGAGATCCAAATGATGCTCGACTTCCTTCCCGATAGGATTGGGCATGCGTGCTGTTTTGGAGACGATGATTGGATTAAGCTAAAGTCATCTAAGATACCG GTAGAGATTTGCTTGACATCAAACATTATGACACAGTCGGTTCCTTCACTTGAAATTCATCATTTTG CTGATCTGTATGACGCGAAACATCCGATAATCCTTTGCACAGATGATTCTGGGGTTTTCTCCACTAGTGTTTGCAAAGAATATAGTCTGGCTTCCTCTGCATTTG GTCTCGGAAAGAAGGAAATGTTTGAGCTAGCAAGAAACGGGATTGAGTACATTTTCGC
- the LOC126666256 gene encoding N6-mAMP deaminase isoform X1 produces MKKDNSRPWPTKPLKSEEDDFFSAMNLSPQTTKMRTEATMDWLVSMPKLELHAHLNGSIRDSTLLELARILGKKGSIVFSEVEQVILKNDRSLVEVFKLFDLIHILTTDHETVTRITKEVVEDFASENVVYLELRTTPKKNDAKGMSKRTYIEAVIKGLRAVTAVEVDFTPNNSDPRDAVNSISMNDSCCRTTRRKIYVRLLLSIDRRETTEAAMETVKLALEMRDLGVVGIDLSGHPKVGEWVTFLPALKFAQDQGLYITLHCGEVPNREEEIQMMLDFLPDRIGHACCFGDDDWIKLKSSKIPVEICLTSNIMTQSVPSLEIHHFADLYDAKHPIILCTDDSGVFSTSVCKEYSLASSAFGLGKKEMFELARNGIEYIFADDAVKQDLAQIFNSSAKELKL; encoded by the exons ATGAAGAAAGATAATTCAAGACCCTGGCCTACCAAACCACTCAAATCTGAAGAAGACGATTTTTTCTCTGCTATGAACCTTAGCCCCCAAACCACTAAAATGCGCACTGAAGCAACAATGGATTGGCTTGTTTCCATGCCAAAGCTTGAATTACATGCACACCTCAACGGCTCCATCAGAGACTCTACTCTTCT GGAACTTGCTAGAATTCTGGGTAAAAAGGGTTCTATTGTTTTCTCAGAGGTGGAACAAGTTATTCTTAAAA aTGACCGTTCTTTGGTTGAAGTGTTCAAATTGTTTGACTTGATTCACATTCTTACCACCGACCATGAAACTGTTACAAGAATCACAAAAGAA GTAGTGGAAGATTTTGCTTCGGAGAATGTTGTATATTTGGAATTAAGAACAACTCCGAAG AAAAATGATGCTAAAGGAATGAGCAAACGAACTTACATTGAGGCAGTGATCAAAGGTTTAAGAGCAGTTACGGCCGTTGAGGTGGATTTTACTCCTAATAATTCGGATCCTAGGGATGCCGTGAATTCGATTTCTATGAATGATTCTTGTTGTAGAACTACAAGGAGAAAGATTTATGTTCGACTTCTTCTCAGCATTGATCGCCGTGAGACCACAGAAGCTGCAATGGAAACT GTTAAGCTTGCTCTGGAAATGAGAGATTTAGGTGTAGTTGGCATTGACCTTTCTGGACATCCGAAAGTAGGCGAATG GGTAACATTCTTGCCAGCACTAAAATTTGCCCAGGACCAAGGTCTGTATATAACACTTCATTGTGGAGAG GTCCCTAATCGCGAGGAAGAGATCCAAATGATGCTCGACTTCCTTCCCGATAGGATTGGGCATGCGTGCTGTTTTGGAGACGATGATTGGATTAAGCTAAAGTCATCTAAGATACCG GTAGAGATTTGCTTGACATCAAACATTATGACACAGTCGGTTCCTTCACTTGAAATTCATCATTTTG CTGATCTGTATGACGCGAAACATCCGATAATCCTTTGCACAGATGATTCTGGGGTTTTCTCCACTAGTGTTTGCAAAGAATATAGTCTGGCTTCCTCTGCATTTG GTCTCGGAAAGAAGGAAATGTTTGAGCTAGCAAGAAACGGGATTGAGTACATTTTCGC